A genomic stretch from Hemibagrus wyckioides isolate EC202008001 linkage group LG18, SWU_Hwy_1.0, whole genome shotgun sequence includes:
- the LOC131369630 gene encoding odorant receptor 131-2-like, with protein MSGTNNSSKEILSVQQIFQVVLNEGQIMKVIFVILMSVFFIYFNIIMVYTLWTKPIFKETPRYILFINMLINDSIQLLLTSMLYIFSLLFLQIFTAACALIVFLSVTTFRNAPLNLAVMSVERYVAICFPLRNVEIATQKRTHIAVGVIWFIGSINCMIDLFHVAVIDPNLFTSQTLCTREMLFIKKWQADALQAFSIFYFVSVSVIILFTYVNIVIIARTISSNKDSATKAHKTVLLHLIQLLLCLSSFLYGFIERAAAMVGNSKLISDLRYLNYLFVLVLPRCLSPLIYGLRDDAVRPLFIYYFWHVTGKCRPTVNVH; from the coding sequence atgtcaGGTACTAACAATAGCAGCAAAGAGATTTTATCTGTACAGCAAATATTCCAGGTTGTGCTGAATGAAGGACAAATAATGAAAGTTATATTTGTGATATTAATGTCTGTAttctttatctattttaatatCATCATGGTCTACACTCTTTGGACTAAGCCTATTTTTAAAGAGACGCCACGCTACATTCTGTTTATCAATATGCTCATCAATGACTCGATTCAACTTCTCCTCACCTCCATGCTGTACATTTTCAGTTTACTCTTTCTCCAGATATTCACGGCTGCTTGTGCTCTTATAGTTTTTCTTTCAGTTACAACTTTTCGTAACGCACCTTTAAACCTGGCTGTAATGTCAGTAGAGCGTTATGTGGCCATTTGCTTTCCTCTAAGAAATGTTGAAATAGCCACTCAGAAAAGaactcacattgctgttggagTCATTTGGTTTATTGGTTCTATAAACTGTATGATTGATTTGTTTCATGTAGCAGTGATAGACCCTAACTTATTTACATCACAAACACTTTGCACACGAGAAATGCTCTTCATTAAGAAATGGCAAGCAGATGCTTTACAGGCTTTTAGCATATTCTActttgtgtcagtgtctgtgattATCCTTTTCACTTATGTTAACATTGTGATCATAGCCAGGACCATTTCCTCCAATAAAGACTCTGCTACAAAAGCTCACAAGACTGTCCTGCTGCACCTCATTCAGCTGCTGCTGTgcctttcctcttttctctaCGGCTTCATAGAGCGAGCTGCAGCTATGGTTGGCAATAGCAAACTTATCTCGGACCTGCGTTATCTAAACTATTTGTTTGTGCTGGTCTTGCCACGGTGCTTAAGTCCACTCATCTACGGACTCAGAGACGATGCTGTACGACCCTTATTCATCTACTATTTTTGGCATGTCACAGGCAAATGCAGGCCTACTGTCAATGTACACTGA